A part of Prionailurus viverrinus isolate Anna chromosome E1, UM_Priviv_1.0, whole genome shotgun sequence genomic DNA contains:
- the DHRS7C gene encoding dehydrogenase/reductase SDR family member 7C produces the protein MGVTAVFILPLLLLGISGLLFIYQEVSRLWSKSAVQNKVVVLTDAISGLGKECARVFHAGGARLVLCGKNWERLETLYDALISVADPSKQTFTPKLVLLDLSDVSCVPDVAKEILDCYGCVDILINNASMKVKGPAHKISLELDKKIMNANYFGPITLTKALLPDMITRRTGQIVLVNNIQGKLGIPFRTAYAASKHAALGFFDCLRAEVEEYDVVVSTVSPTFVRSYHIDPGQGNWEASMWKFFFRKLTYGVHPVDVAEEVMRTVRRKKQEVFMANPIPKAAMYIRTFFPEFFFAVVACGVKEKLNVPEES, from the exons ATGGGAGTCACGGCTGTGTTTATCCTGCCTCTGCTGCTCCTGGGAATCAGTGGCCTTCTCTTCATCTACCAAGAGGTGTCCCGGCTGTGGTCAAAGTCAGCCGTGCAGAACAAAGTGGTGGTGCTCACCGATGCCATCTCAGGACTGGGCAAGG AGTGTGCTCGGGTGTTCCACGCTGGTGGGGCGAGGCTGGTGCTGTGTGGGAAGAACTGGGAGAGGCTAGAGACCCTGTATGATGCCCTGATCAGCGTGGCTGACCCCAGCAAG CAGACATTCACCCCAAAGCTGGTCCTCTTGGACCTCTCGGACGTCAGCTGTGTCCCAGATGTGGCCAAAGAGATCCTCGACTGCTATGGCTGTGTGGACATCCTCATCAACAATGCCAGCATGAAGGTGAAGGGGCCTGCCCATAAGATTTCTCTGGAGCTCGACAAGAAGATCATGAATGCCAATTACTTTGGACCCATCACACTGACCAAAG CCCTGCTCCCCGACATGATCACCCGGAGGACAGGCCAGATCGTGTTAGTGAATAACATCCAAGGGAAGCTTGGAATCCCATTCCGTACAGCTT ATGCTGCCTCCAAGCACGCGGCTCTAGGCTTCTTTGACTGCCTCCGAGCCGAAGTGGAAGAATACGACGTAGTCGTCAGCACGGTGAGCCCCACTTTCGTCCGGTCATACCACATTGACCCAGGCCAAGGAAACTGGGAAGCCTCCATGTGGAAAT tctttttcagGAAGCTGACCTACGGGGTGCACCCTGTGGACGTAGCGGAGGAGGTGATGCGCACCGTGAGACGGAAGAAACAAGAGGTCTTCATGGCCAACCCCATCCCCAAGGCCGCCATGTACATCCGCACCTTCTTCCCCGAGTTCTTTTTCGCCGTGGTGGCCTGCGGGGTGAAGGAGAAACTCAACGTCCCAGAGGAGAGCTAA